In a genomic window of Oncorhynchus kisutch isolate 150728-3 linkage group LG9, Okis_V2, whole genome shotgun sequence:
- the LOC109896971 gene encoding low-density lipoprotein receptor-related protein 10, whose translation MTVSFNLCVINILFVTAYSRLELVSSTAHCGRSPQVLEAARGEIRSFVHRSSSYRPRPFYCSWIIKAHVGEPVILSFSQFSTRCKKEWVSVTSSTGKPITLCGSDLPKPMELMGGNITVTHHFLPHLFPVSAFRLGYVRDSGDCTGVDFECLGGRCLPWSWRCNGRVECLGEGVGLGIDEQDCDGEMKILNLDPEYGKTVVATATPESYRVRETVREKNRRSNSRGRDWETVGKAPGELKKEEEETEKQVDENGDHTKEKEPTNPIYDFWQFQAHRTHPSVTRAPVEWPCGGLLQAFYGTFTPPSIRGPSLFCVWTLDPQESRPLKLDLRLLELGPGDTVTITDRQQGTGELLKTITSASNYKAIQVESRTGLLSLTYRTLPGSEGLGFNATYRVGGYCPPWEGKCGGAVGGCYTQEQKCDGHWDCPETGHDEAGCRGCPRDQFACGVAGQRALLAGHSFLGRPVCFPAKERCNYQLYCSDGSDERDCSICQPGTFHCDSDRCVFESWRCDGQLDCKDGTDELNCTVTLPPKVVTCGGLLQTFYGTFAPPSIRGPPLFCVWTLDPQDSRPLKLDLRLLELGPGDTVTITDRQQGTGELLKTITNTSNYKTIQVESRTGLLSLTYRTLPGSEGLGFNATYRVGGYCPPWEGKCGGAAGGCYTQEQKCDGHWDCPETGHDEAGCRGCPRDQFACGVAGQRALLAGHSFLGRPVCFPAKERCNYQLYCSDGSDERDCSICQPGTFHCDSDRCVFESWRCDGQVDCKDGTDELNCSVTLPRKVITAATVGSLVCGLLLVIAMGCTCKLYSLRTREYSMFAPISRQEAALIQQQAPPSYGQLIAQGIIPPVEDFPTENPNESSSLTLRGILQLLRQDTANSPRRRRRPRFVRRAVRRMRRWGLIPRTASRPSQPSSSAPQQTDPTSTGAEPSQSTPTTSSLAVEAVNRPLPQKLGLLPQTVQHPPPPPPASLPPPLVSIPATPQSFPVAAPPTPSSPSLASLFHSLGRGISRFRASPFSSSSPTNSLPLSASPSFSSSEDEVLLIPLSEDMTSEDDVPLLTLDP comes from the exons ATGACTGTCTCTTTCAACCTTTGTGTCATCAACATTTTGTTTGTAACTG CCTACAGCAGACTGGAGCTGGTCTCTAGTACTG CTCATTGTGGACGATCTCCCCAAGTCCTGGAGGCTGCGAGAGGAGAGATCAGAAGCTTTGTGCACCGCAGCTCGTCCTACCGTCCTcggcccttctactgtagttggATTATCAAGGCACATGTAGGAGAGCCTGTTATTCTCAG TTTCTCCCAGTTTTCCACACGGTGTAAGAAGGAATGGGTCTCGGTGACGTCATCGACTGGCAAGCCCATTACCCTCTGTGGTTCCGACCTGCCAAAACCCATGGAATTGATGGGGGGAAACATTACAGTGACGCACCACTTCCTGCCACACTTATTCCCTGTGTCTGCGTTCCGCCTGGGCTATGTCAGAG actcCGGGGACTGTACGGGTGTGGACTTTGAGTGTTTGGGCGGGCGCTGCCTGCCCTGGTCGTGGCGTTGTAACGGCCGGGTGGAGTGCCTGGGTGAAGGGGTGGGCCTGGGCATAGACGAGCAAGACtgtgatggagagatgaagatcCTGAATCTGGATCCTGAGTATGGCAAAACAGTGGTGGCCACCGCCACACCAGAGTCCTACAGGGTGCGGGAGACCGTAAGAGAGAAGAACAGGAGGAgtaacagcagagggagggattGGGAAACAGTAGGGAAGGCACCGGGCGAgctgaagaaagaggaggaggagacagagaagcaAGTAGACGAGAATGGGGACCACACCAAGGAAAAGGAGCCAACCAATCCTATATATGACTTCTGGCAGTTCCAGGCTCACAGAACCCACCCCAGTGTGACCCGGGCCCCCGTTGAGTGGCCCTGCGGGGGCCTCCTCCAGGCCTTCTATGGGACGTTCACCCCTCCTTCCATCAGGGGCCCCTCTCTGTTCTGTGTGTGGACCCTGGACCCACAGGAGTCAAGGCCTCTGAAGCTGGACCTGAGGCTGCTGGAGCTGGGGCCTGGAGACACGGTCACCATCACTGACAGACAGCAGGGCACCGGGGAACTACTCAAAACT ATCACCAGCGCGTCCAATTACAAGGCCATCCAGGTCGAGTCCCGGACCGGCCTCCTCTCCCTGACCTATCGTACGCTCCCCGGCTCTGAGGGGCTGGGCTTCAACGCCACCTACCGTGTCGGGGGCTACTGCCCCCCCTGGGAAGGTAAATGTGGGGGTGCCGTGGGGGGCTGCTACACCCAGGAACAGAAGTGTGACGGGCACTGGGACTGTCCCGAGACGGGACATGACGAAGCAGGGTGCAGGGGATGTCCCCGGGACCAGTTTGCCTGTGGAGTGGCTGGGCAGAGGGCACTGCTGGCGGGGCATAGCTTCCTAGGGCGTCCGGTGTGTTTCCCTGCCAAGGAGAGGTGTAACTACCAGCTGTACTGTTCTGATGGGAGTGATGAGAGAGACTGTTCTATATGTCAACCTGGGACCTTCCACTGCGACAGTGACag GTGTGTTTTTGAGAGCTGGCGCTGTGACGGCCAGCTGGACTGCAAGGACGGGACAGATGAGCTGAACTGCACCGTGACTCTACCTCCCAAGGTCGTCACCTGCGGGGGCCTCCTCCAGACCTTCTATGGGACGTTCGCCCCTCCTTCCATCAGGGGCCCCCCTCTGTTCTGTGTGTGGACCCTGGACCCCCAGGACTCTAGGCCTCTAAAGCTGGACCTGCGGCTGCTGGAGCTGGGGCCTGGAGACACGGTCACCATCACTGACAGACAGCAGGGCACCGGGGAACTCCTCAAAACT ATCACTAATACGTCCAATTACAAGACCATCCAGGTCGAGTCCCGGACCGGCCTCCTCTCCCTGACCTATCGTACGCTCCCCGGCTCTGAGGGGCTGGGCTTCAACGCCACCTACCGTGTCGGAGGCTACTGCCCCCCCTGGGAAGGTAAATGTGGGGGTGCCGCGGGGGGCTGCTACACCCAGGAACAGAAGTGTGACGGGCACTGGGACTGTCCCGAGACGGGACATGACGAAGCAGGGTGCAGGGGATGTCCCCGGGACCAGTTTGCCTGTGGAGTGGCTGGGCAGAGGGCACTGCTGGCGGGGCATAGCTTCCTAGGGCGTCCGGTGTGTTTCCCTGCCAAGGAGAGGTGTAACTACCAGCTGTACTGTTCTGATGGGAGTGATGAGAGAGACTGTTCTATATGTCAACCTGGGACATTCCACTGCGACAGTGACAG GTGTGTGTTTGAGAGCTGGCGCTGTGACGGCCAGGTGGACTGCAAGGACGGGACAGACGAGCTGAACTGTTCCGTGACCCTGCCTCGGAAGGTCATCACCGCGGCAACTGTTGGCAGCTTGGTCTGTGGGCTGTTGCTGGTCATCGCTATGGGCTGCACCTGCAAGCTTTACTCACTGCGCACCCGAGAATACAG TATGTTTGCTCCAATCAGCCGCCAAGAGGCGGCGCTGATCCAGCAGCAGGCTCCTCCCTCCTACGGTCAGCTGATTGCCCAGGGCATCATCCCTCCAGTGGAGGACTTCCCCACAGAGAACCCCAACGAG TCTTCCTCTCTTACTCTGAGAGGTATCCTCCAGCTCCTCAGACAGGACACCGCCAACTCTCCACGTCGCCGTCGCCGGCCCCGATTCGTCCGCCGGGCTGTCCGTCGCATGCGGAGGTGGGGCTTAATCCCTAGAACCGCCTCCAGGCCCTCCCAGCCTTCCAGTTCCGCCCCCCAGCAGACAGATCCCACCTCTACTGGTGCAGAGCCCAGTCAATCAACTCCCACAACTTCCTCATTGGCTGTGGAAGCCGTCAATCGGCCGTTGCCACAGAAACTAGGCTTGCTCCCTCAGACGGTGCAGCACCCACCACCGCCGCCTCCCGCctcccttcctccacccctcGTCTCTATCCCAGCCACCCCCCAGAGCTTCCCTGTGGCTGCCCCTCCCACCCCCAGTAGCCCCTCCCTGGCCTCGCTCTTCCACTCTCTGGGGCGCGGTATCTCTCGCTTCCGCGCCTCaccgttctcctcctcctcccccaccaactccctgcccctctccgcatccccctctttctcctcttcggAGGATGAGGTGCTGCTTATCCCCCTCTCGGAGGACATGACCTCGGAGGATGACGTCCCCCTGCTAACCCTTGATCCCTGA